From the Alloalcanivorax dieselolei B5 genome, one window contains:
- a CDS encoding TetR/AcrR family transcriptional regulator: MAAKRRAQMVEETRAKLIKAARRAFARQGYSAASMDDLTAAAGLTRGALYHNFGDKKGLLQAVVDQIDGEMLERMRIAQEHAANQWQGLLLESVAYIEMALEPEIQRIMLLDGPAVLGDPSQWPNQTACLRRTESILRGLIDDGTLKPVDAEAAARLLNGAALNAALWIAAADDPQAVLKKAVAAFLELATGLRR; this comes from the coding sequence GTGGCAGCAAAGCGACGCGCACAGATGGTGGAGGAAACCCGCGCCAAACTGATAAAAGCCGCCCGGCGGGCCTTCGCCCGTCAAGGCTATTCCGCCGCTTCCATGGATGATCTGACCGCCGCCGCCGGCCTCACAAGGGGCGCGCTTTACCATAACTTCGGCGACAAGAAGGGATTGCTGCAAGCCGTGGTCGACCAGATCGACGGCGAAATGCTTGAGCGCATGCGCATCGCCCAAGAGCATGCGGCCAACCAATGGCAAGGGTTACTACTGGAAAGCGTTGCCTATATCGAGATGGCACTGGAGCCGGAAATCCAGCGCATCATGCTGCTGGACGGGCCGGCGGTACTGGGCGATCCCTCGCAATGGCCCAACCAGACCGCCTGCCTGCGCCGGACCGAGTCGATTCTGCGGGGGCTGATTGATGACGGCACCCTGAAACCGGTGGACGCCGAGGCCGCCGCTCGCCTTCTCAACGGCGCCGCCCTGAATGCGGCGCTGTGGATCGCCGCCGCCGACGATCCACAGGCGGTACTGAAAAAAGCGGTGGCGGCGTTTCTGGAGCTGGCGACGGGGTTGCGACGATAA
- a CDS encoding NAD(P)/FAD-dependent oxidoreductase, translated as MSRNILVLGAGMVGVSAAWHLLERGHRVTLVDRNEPGRETSFGNAGIIQREAVRPYRFPRDLATLMRVLPNRQIDIRYQPSGMVQAAGPLLQYWRNSEPERYARIVPEYAALIRHALDAHAPMIDVAGAEALIRRDGYLEVLRTAEALDKECRLAQTDGQRYGVTHRVLDSTALADMEPDLSPGLAGAIHWTQPWTVMDPGALVAAYAKAFQERGGQFIQGALRKLSPDGNVWRAEVGDETLSAEQVILALGPWSTHWLSQQGLSVPLFVKRGYHMHYGARGGARLRHWVMDAEVGYLLAPMRAGIRLTTGAELARHDATPHYQQLAAAEATARQLFPLGERLDPQPWMGARPCTPDMKPIISPAPGLPGLWLAFGHGHQGFTLGPITGRLLGQMMDGEPTDVDMRPYRVDRF; from the coding sequence ATGTCGCGCAACATTCTGGTTCTGGGAGCCGGCATGGTCGGCGTATCCGCCGCCTGGCATCTGCTTGAACGCGGTCACCGGGTAACCCTGGTCGACCGCAATGAGCCGGGCCGGGAAACCTCCTTCGGCAACGCCGGCATCATCCAGCGCGAAGCCGTACGCCCTTATCGTTTCCCCCGGGACCTGGCCACGCTGATGCGGGTGCTGCCCAACCGGCAAATCGACATCCGCTACCAACCTTCCGGTATGGTTCAAGCCGCCGGCCCGCTGCTTCAGTATTGGCGCAACTCGGAGCCGGAGCGCTACGCTCGCATCGTGCCCGAGTACGCCGCTCTCATCCGCCATGCTTTGGACGCTCATGCGCCGATGATCGATGTGGCCGGCGCCGAGGCTCTGATTCGCCGGGACGGCTATCTCGAAGTGCTCCGCACCGCCGAGGCTCTGGACAAGGAATGCCGACTGGCACAAACCGATGGACAACGTTATGGCGTTACCCATCGCGTTCTGGACAGTACGGCGCTCGCCGACATGGAACCCGACCTCTCTCCCGGCCTCGCCGGTGCCATTCACTGGACCCAGCCCTGGACCGTCATGGATCCCGGCGCCCTGGTCGCCGCCTACGCCAAAGCGTTTCAGGAGAGAGGCGGACAGTTTATTCAGGGGGCTCTGCGGAAGCTGTCCCCTGACGGCAACGTCTGGCGGGCGGAGGTCGGCGACGAGACCCTGTCCGCCGAGCAGGTGATACTGGCGTTGGGCCCCTGGTCCACGCACTGGCTATCACAACAAGGCCTTTCCGTGCCCCTGTTCGTCAAACGCGGCTATCACATGCATTACGGCGCCCGCGGCGGTGCCCGCCTGCGGCACTGGGTGATGGACGCCGAGGTCGGCTACCTGCTCGCCCCCATGCGCGCCGGCATACGTCTCACCACCGGTGCCGAACTGGCCCGCCACGACGCCACACCCCACTACCAACAGTTGGCCGCCGCCGAGGCCACCGCCCGCCAGCTGTTTCCGCTGGGCGAGCGCCTCGATCCTCAACCCTGGATGGGCGCCCGCCCCTGCACCCCGGACATGAAGCCAATCATCAGCCCGGCGCCCGGTTTGCCTGGGCTATGGCTGGCCTTCGGCCACGGTCATCAGGGTTTCACTCTGGGACCGATCACCGGGAGATTGTTGGGACAGATGATGGACGGTGAGCCCACCGATGTGGATATGAGGCCTTATCGGGTGGATCGGTTTTGA
- a CDS encoding phosphatase PAP2 family protein, which yields MTFHSLPGARSGGLMLAAVAALALSGCGGSSSDSDSSSDVGKPEQPVGTGSELMVATPSVAYPLPASRYAENNADDTLRWIIGDNPVAKLLSGINDIWKGTSDGYQSAASGSGPDSYLTNPIINAEVWAANMQYVIDVTHERSDEQAVLAFLDDSRSKNYSVIDGYGPLTEAYVENSGAYVDIPVPTTAQVLEDEHYQPGSNDNIVFAGDQASTLGEVVTLVDAFRQRSPASTNASKYIFSTPRPWRMTDSGEIDFLGTVKDYTCVDSAGNSEMRTVDSYITSVKVVPGLMCARRAHSTGDHDKGLYTEDTENRRKDGGYPSGHTNAGYLAAMAYAYALPQRYSEMLTRGSQLGESRIMAGMHSPLDVIGGRVQSMIVASYALNQPAILDQATAAYQRTQQFFGDLAEAEGMDLYQYAHRPVTDQAELIDGANVRTEVYDNNLYDDREANKEAYRFRMTYGLPQDPSKAGQDPIVPEGAEALLATRLPYLTGEQRRAVLYTTSIDSGYPVLDATNGWGRLDLVTAADGYGAFLGDVTVTMDASLGGFNARDSWQNDISGAGRLLKEGDGYLALTGENTYSGGTLVQDGTLAALSPSAFGSGDVYVDEGSVLVDVEGALAVPGNLTVDGGALTLRMDDDQSQLTVGETVYIDGGTLVLDFQTLAPQSGVEFTLLSGAVVAGTFDAVDAGDVAVELVYTPTSVIATIQ from the coding sequence ATGACTTTCCATTCGTTGCCAGGAGCGCGCTCCGGCGGTCTGATGTTGGCCGCCGTGGCCGCACTGGCATTGTCCGGCTGCGGTGGCAGCTCAAGCGATAGCGATTCTTCCTCCGATGTTGGTAAGCCCGAGCAGCCCGTGGGGACCGGCAGCGAGCTGATGGTTGCAACACCGTCGGTAGCCTACCCTCTGCCTGCCAGCCGGTATGCCGAAAACAACGCGGATGACACCTTGCGCTGGATCATTGGTGACAACCCTGTAGCCAAGCTTCTCAGCGGCATCAATGACATCTGGAAAGGAACGTCGGACGGCTATCAGAGCGCGGCATCAGGCAGTGGTCCGGACAGCTATCTGACGAATCCGATCATTAATGCCGAGGTCTGGGCCGCCAACATGCAGTACGTCATCGACGTGACCCATGAACGCTCCGATGAGCAGGCCGTCCTGGCGTTCCTCGACGATAGCCGCAGCAAGAACTACAGCGTGATCGACGGCTACGGGCCGCTCACCGAGGCCTATGTCGAGAACTCCGGGGCCTATGTGGATATCCCCGTGCCGACCACCGCCCAGGTGTTGGAGGATGAGCACTACCAGCCCGGCTCCAATGACAATATCGTCTTTGCCGGGGATCAGGCTTCCACGCTGGGGGAAGTCGTTACTCTGGTGGATGCCTTCCGCCAGCGCTCGCCGGCTTCCACTAACGCATCCAAGTATATCTTCTCCACGCCGCGTCCCTGGCGGATGACCGATAGCGGAGAGATCGATTTCCTGGGTACCGTCAAGGATTACACCTGCGTGGACAGCGCCGGCAATAGCGAGATGCGCACGGTGGACAGCTACATCACCAGCGTGAAAGTGGTGCCGGGCCTGATGTGCGCGCGCCGTGCTCACAGCACCGGTGATCATGACAAAGGGCTGTACACGGAGGACACCGAGAACCGTCGCAAGGATGGGGGCTATCCCAGCGGCCATACCAACGCCGGTTATCTTGCCGCCATGGCCTATGCCTACGCGCTGCCGCAGCGCTATTCGGAAATGCTGACCCGGGGCTCGCAACTGGGTGAAAGCCGTATCATGGCCGGCATGCATTCACCGCTCGATGTCATTGGCGGCCGCGTTCAATCCATGATCGTTGCCAGCTACGCGCTCAATCAGCCGGCTATCCTGGATCAGGCGACCGCGGCGTACCAGCGTACTCAGCAGTTCTTCGGTGATCTGGCCGAGGCCGAAGGGATGGATTTGTACCAGTACGCCCACCGTCCGGTAACCGACCAAGCGGAACTCATCGACGGAGCCAATGTTCGCACCGAAGTCTACGACAACAATCTGTATGACGATCGTGAGGCCAACAAGGAAGCATACCGCTTCCGCATGACCTACGGTTTGCCGCAGGACCCGAGTAAGGCGGGCCAGGACCCGATCGTGCCGGAAGGCGCGGAAGCCCTGTTGGCCACGCGCCTGCCGTACCTTACCGGCGAGCAGCGCCGGGCGGTGCTTTATACCACCTCCATTGATTCCGGGTACCCGGTGCTGGACGCCACCAATGGTTGGGGCCGCCTGGATCTGGTGACCGCCGCGGATGGCTATGGCGCCTTTCTGGGCGATGTCACCGTGACCATGGATGCCAGTCTTGGCGGGTTCAACGCACGGGACTCCTGGCAGAACGATATTTCCGGTGCAGGCCGTTTGCTCAAGGAGGGCGATGGCTATCTGGCGCTGACCGGTGAGAACACCTATTCCGGCGGCACCCTGGTACAGGATGGCACCTTGGCGGCGCTCTCCCCATCCGCGTTCGGTTCCGGAGATGTCTATGTCGATGAAGGCTCGGTCTTGGTGGATGTGGAGGGTGCTTTGGCTGTCCCAGGCAATCTGACGGTGGACGGCGGCGCGCTGACGCTACGAATGGATGATGATCAAAGTCAGCTCACGGTGGGGGAAACCGTTTATATCGATGGCGGGACCCTGGTACTGGATTTCCAGACACTCGCCCCGCAAAGCGGTGTTGAGTTCACGCTATTGAGCGGTGCTGTCGTGGCCGGAACGTTCGACGCCGTTGATGCCGGTGATGTCGCGGTGGAACTGGTCTATACCCCGACCAGCGTGATTGCCACCATCCAGTAA